In Anthonomus grandis grandis chromosome 16, icAntGran1.3, whole genome shotgun sequence, a single window of DNA contains:
- the LOC126745990 gene encoding RNA-binding protein NOB1: MINDGKKHVEFLVVDTTAFIQNAPLHDVADVIITCQDVVDEITNKRQLRRLVALPYDLVIKDVFTENIKAVTEFSKKTGDYPSLSATDIKVMALTYQLEKEKVGTEHLRTEPVLPRPEINTERPAQDMKADITGFFLPGAHNQNTIEPEINDPENKMPTNEEQSCKLNPTDDKLASKFEKLDCDDSSDLKPEEDILVPVSQTSTDECFEENSSEDEEDDDDDDDNSGWITPSNLSQAKKQVNSQLMEEKNVSVACMTTDFAMQNVLRQMNLNVAALDGRIIKQLRTYVLRCYACFKITSIMTKKFCPKCGNNTLKKVAVSVGDDGKMQIHINPKRQITGRGKKYSLPKIKGGKHPNNPILVEDQPMADNRPTRLAKMKNNPLDDDYIAGFSPFVMRDVNSKSAQLGIRPGAEFKQWMKKNPNESRRRRK; the protein is encoded by the exons ATGATAAATGACGGTAAAAAACACGTTGAATTTTTGGTGGTGGACACCACAGCTTTCATACAAAATGCTCCACTTCAT GATGTTGCTGATGTAATCATTACCTGCCAAGATGTAGTGGATGAAATAACTAATAAGCGACAATTAAGAAGATTGGTCGCCTTGCCCTATGACCTGGTTATCAAAGATGTCTTCACAGAAAATATCAAAGCTGTaactgaattttcaaaaaaaactggTGATTACCCTAGTTTATCTGCAACAGATATTAAAGTAATGGCTTTGACTTATCAGCTGGAGAAAGAAAAAGTTGGTACTGAACATCTAAGAACCGAACCTGTCTTGCCAAGGCCTGAAATCAATACAGAGAGGCCAGCCCAAGATATGAAAGCTGATATAACTGGATTTTTTCTACCAGGAGCGCATAATCAAAATACAATTGAGCCAGAAATTAACGATCCTGAGAATAAAATGCCCACAAATGAAGAACAATCATGTAAACTGAACCCAACAGATGATAAATTGGCATCGAAGTTTGAAAAACTAGATTGTGATGACAGCAGCGACCTAAAACCTGAAGAAGATATTTTAGTGCCGGTTTCACAAACTAGCACAGATGaatgttttgaagaaaattccTCAGAGGATGAGGaggatgatgatgatgatgatgataacTCAGGATGGATCACACCTTCAAATCTATCACAGGCCAAAAAACAGGTTAACTCACAACTAATGGAAGAGAAGAATGTTTCAGTGGCCTGCATGACAACAGATTTTGCTATGCAAAATGTTTTGAGGCAAATGAACCTTAATGTGGCAGCTTTGGATGGCAggataataaaacaattaagaaCTTATGTATTGAGGTGTTATGCATGCTTTAAGATTACCAGCATCATGACAAAGAAATTTTGCCCCAAATGTGGTAATAATACATTAAAGAAAGTTGCAGTTTCAGTGGGAGATGACGGAAAAATGCAGATTCATATCAACCCAAAAAGACAAATAACTGGCAGAGGCAAAAAGTACAGTCTGCCAAAAATAAAGGGTGGGAAACATCCTAATAATCCTATATTGGTGGAAGACCAGCCAATGGCAGATAATCGACCAACTAGACTAGCAAAGATGAAGAATAATCCATTGGATGATGATTATATTGCAg ggtTTTCTCCATTTGTTATGAGAGATGTGAACTCCAAATCTGCCCAACTTGGCATCAGACCAGGAGCTGAATTTAAGCAATGGATGAAAAAGAATCCTAATGAATCAAGgagaagaagaaaatga